The proteins below are encoded in one region of Shewanella putrefaciens:
- a CDS encoding NAD-glutamate dehydrogenase: MALKDAMPSVLLENVVSLIHAKVPNSQAKQVEQFATCLYAHMSKDDLNARNDSDLYGAVLSLWNALNKTPKGQTHLRVFNPSQSKHGWQSTHSIIEVIQPDMPFLVDSVGMALNRMGITAHMMLHTPLAIERSAEEVTKVTYLNQSPDSTEQVAVFLIEIDRQSSTVDIKALEREIQSVLADVAASVNDWEAMSAKLSETIKDLPKRPFPGEKQELEEAVNFLTYLNNHHFTLLGYRQYDLKRVEGDVELVPNIASSLGLMNKHHKTQPEQGLLLSSFSDSARKEALDHSLLILTKSSAKSRVHRPAYVDYIGIKRFDKKGNVVGEDRFIGLYASNVYNRSPREIPLLNEKVQRVLDRSGLTPRSHDYKALLNILENLPRDELIQANVDDLAHTAHGVLEMQDRDKLKLFVRKDGFGRFLSCLVYVSKDRYNTKLRQDTQRILAQHFNSKEDVEFTTYFSESTLARTHYIVKVDNNNMDVDVAAIENNLIEAARSWEDKLNTALNNALGEEAGTHLMKRYANAFEQSYKEDVLPSSAVVDMQQLEALDDEHKLGMLFYQPQEAALNDNKVRLKLFHKDEPIHLSDVLPMLENFGLRVINERPYEVTTTDGSTFWILDFLMTVKVVNTDNIADSQDRFQTALSQVWQKKLEDDGFNRIILASGLTGREVSVLRAYAKYMRQIDATFSQAYIEETFGRYPQIADLLVKMFIRKFNPKLKTRTLGKFMEQINLRLDEVSSLDDDRIIRRYLDLINATLRTNFYQLDAKGESKSYISFKFMPSLIPEMPRPLPKFEIFVYSPRVEGVHLRYGKVARGGLRWSDRREDFRTEVLGLVKAQQVKNTVIVPVGAKGGFVCKQLPTEGGREAFFTEGQECYRIFIRALLDITDNILNGEIVHPVDVVRHDEDDPYLVVAADKGTATFSDIANSISLEYHFWLGDAFASGGSNGYDHKKMGITAKGGWESVKRHFREVGIDCQTTDFTCLGIGDMAGDVFGNGMLLSKHTKLIAAFNHMHIFIDPNPDTALSYDERARLFALPRSSWEDYNSKLISKGGGIFLRSSKSIPLSAEMKQMLATEKTSMTPTELMKELLKMPVDLIWNGGIGTYVKSSRETHAEVGDRANDALRVNGGELRAKIVGEGGNLGCTQLGRIEYASNGGRINTDFVDNVGGVDCSDNEVNIKILLNAMVTEGELTLKQRNRLLEEMTEEVGQIVLQDCKDQTRTISVTQVRGAEQLKEQIRFIQYLEKEGKLDRALEFLPSDDELAERLASGRALTRPELSVLVAYAKMVLKEQLVTPEITEDTLLSQLLIAYFPKKLQEKYSDRMATHPLRGEIIATSLANELVNDMGLNFVQRMQDETGASVADAAICYTMAREVFGLAELTKSITDLNGIVPAVVQGEMLHQLRRNMRRACRWFLRHRNRTWSIEQTVAFFKPVFEQIKANVHLYLVEEEAKGIQSEINALIRENVPQDVATVVANMSTLFSALDIAQIAQAEGKTVALVAETYFKLGARVELHWFLEQISAQPVANHWQALARAAFREELDWQQRALSSVVLRTCSESCDAESVISQWIEINQGLLERWFHMLADFKTSQSHEFAKFSVALRELNLLILHCEGQK, translated from the coding sequence ATGGCCTTGAAAGATGCAATGCCTTCAGTACTACTTGAAAATGTAGTCAGTTTAATTCACGCTAAAGTCCCTAATTCACAAGCCAAGCAAGTTGAACAGTTCGCGACCTGCCTTTACGCCCACATGTCGAAAGACGACCTCAATGCGCGTAACGATAGCGATTTGTACGGTGCCGTTCTCAGTTTATGGAACGCCTTAAATAAGACCCCTAAGGGTCAAACTCACCTGAGAGTATTCAACCCAAGCCAGTCAAAACACGGCTGGCAATCGACCCATTCGATCATCGAAGTCATCCAACCTGACATGCCATTCCTGGTAGATTCAGTTGGTATGGCACTGAATCGTATGGGTATTACCGCTCATATGATGTTGCATACGCCACTGGCGATCGAACGTTCTGCAGAAGAAGTCACTAAGGTGACTTATCTGAATCAGAGCCCAGACAGTACTGAGCAAGTGGCGGTTTTCTTAATTGAAATTGACCGTCAAAGCAGCACAGTGGATATCAAGGCTCTGGAGCGCGAAATCCAATCCGTGCTCGCCGATGTTGCCGCCTCAGTCAATGACTGGGAAGCCATGTCCGCTAAATTGAGCGAAACCATTAAAGATTTGCCAAAGCGCCCGTTCCCCGGTGAGAAGCAAGAGTTAGAAGAAGCGGTTAACTTCTTAACTTATCTTAATAATCATCATTTTACCTTACTGGGATACCGTCAATACGATCTAAAACGTGTTGAAGGCGATGTCGAGCTAGTGCCTAATATTGCCTCTAGTTTAGGTTTGATGAATAAGCACCACAAAACTCAACCAGAGCAAGGGTTGTTGTTATCTAGCTTCTCCGACAGTGCCCGTAAGGAAGCCCTAGACCACAGCTTACTCATTCTGACGAAGAGCAGTGCTAAGAGCCGTGTTCACCGTCCTGCCTATGTCGATTATATCGGCATCAAGCGTTTCGATAAGAAAGGCAATGTGGTAGGTGAAGACAGATTTATCGGTTTGTATGCGTCAAACGTGTATAACCGCAGCCCACGTGAAATCCCACTGCTGAACGAAAAAGTGCAGCGTGTGTTAGATCGTTCAGGCTTAACGCCACGTTCCCACGACTATAAAGCCCTGCTGAACATTCTTGAGAATTTACCGCGCGATGAGCTAATCCAAGCCAATGTGGATGATTTAGCCCACACAGCTCACGGTGTGCTCGAGATGCAAGACAGGGACAAGCTGAAACTCTTTGTTCGCAAAGATGGCTTTGGCCGTTTCTTATCCTGTTTAGTGTACGTTTCTAAGGATCGTTACAACACTAAACTTCGCCAAGATACCCAACGTATTCTGGCCCAGCATTTTAACAGCAAAGAAGATGTAGAGTTTACGACGTATTTCTCCGAGTCGACCCTGGCCCGTACTCACTACATAGTCAAAGTTGATAACAATAATATGGATGTAGATGTGGCTGCCATAGAAAATAACTTAATAGAAGCGGCACGTTCTTGGGAAGATAAGTTAAATACTGCGCTAAACAACGCCCTAGGCGAAGAAGCCGGTACTCATCTGATGAAGCGTTACGCTAACGCCTTCGAACAAAGCTATAAAGAAGACGTACTGCCAAGCTCAGCCGTTGTTGATATGCAACAGCTCGAAGCGCTGGACGATGAACACAAGCTCGGCATGTTGTTCTATCAACCGCAGGAAGCGGCGCTGAACGACAACAAAGTGCGTTTAAAGTTATTCCATAAAGATGAGCCTATTCATCTTTCTGACGTGCTGCCAATGTTAGAAAACTTTGGTCTGCGGGTGATCAACGAGCGCCCCTATGAAGTCACGACAACGGACGGTTCAACCTTCTGGATCTTAGACTTCTTGATGACAGTTAAAGTCGTCAACACAGACAATATCGCCGATAGTCAAGACAGATTCCAAACTGCACTGTCACAAGTGTGGCAAAAGAAGTTAGAAGATGACGGCTTCAACCGCATTATTCTGGCCTCTGGTCTAACTGGCCGTGAAGTGTCTGTACTGCGTGCTTACGCTAAGTACATGCGTCAAATCGATGCAACTTTCAGCCAAGCTTATATCGAAGAAACCTTCGGCCGTTACCCACAAATCGCCGATTTGTTGGTGAAGATGTTTATCCGTAAGTTCAATCCAAAACTCAAGACCCGTACGCTGGGCAAGTTTATGGAGCAGATCAATTTACGTTTAGACGAAGTTTCTAGCCTAGATGATGACCGTATTATTCGTCGTTATTTAGACCTGATTAACGCGACGCTGCGGACTAACTTCTATCAGTTGGATGCTAAAGGCGAATCTAAGAGTTATATCTCGTTTAAATTCATGCCTTCGCTGATCCCTGAAATGCCACGCCCATTGCCGAAATTCGAAATCTTCGTTTATTCGCCACGGGTTGAAGGTGTGCATTTACGTTACGGTAAAGTGGCCCGTGGTGGTCTGCGTTGGTCGGATCGCCGTGAAGACTTCCGTACCGAAGTATTAGGTCTGGTAAAAGCCCAGCAAGTGAAAAACACCGTAATCGTGCCTGTGGGTGCCAAGGGTGGTTTCGTTTGTAAACAATTACCGACCGAAGGCGGCCGTGAAGCCTTCTTCACCGAAGGTCAAGAATGCTACCGTATCTTCATTCGCGCCTTGCTCGATATTACCGATAACATTTTGAACGGTGAAATCGTCCATCCAGTGGATGTGGTGCGTCACGATGAAGATGACCCGTATTTAGTGGTAGCAGCCGATAAAGGCACTGCGACATTCTCCGATATCGCGAACTCGATTTCCCTTGAATACCATTTCTGGCTCGGTGATGCGTTCGCATCGGGCGGCAGTAACGGTTATGACCATAAGAAAATGGGCATCACGGCCAAAGGCGGTTGGGAATCGGTTAAGCGTCACTTCCGCGAAGTGGGGATCGATTGCCAAACCACAGACTTTACCTGTTTAGGTATAGGTGACATGGCGGGCGACGTATTCGGTAACGGTATGTTGTTGTCTAAGCACACTAAACTGATTGCAGCCTTTAACCATATGCATATCTTTATCGATCCAAATCCGGATACGGCATTAAGTTATGATGAACGGGCGCGTTTATTCGCTCTGCCACGTTCAAGCTGGGAAGATTACAATAGCAAGTTGATTTCTAAGGGCGGCGGTATTTTCCTGCGTTCATCTAAATCAATCCCACTGTCGGCGGAAATGAAGCAAATGTTGGCCACAGAGAAAACCTCTATGACCCCAACTGAGCTGATGAAAGAACTGCTGAAAATGCCAGTGGATCTGATCTGGAACGGTGGTATCGGTACTTATGTTAAGTCATCCCGCGAGACCCATGCTGAAGTTGGCGATCGTGCTAACGATGCTCTACGTGTCAACGGCGGCGAACTGCGCGCTAAGATAGTCGGCGAGGGTGGTAACTTAGGTTGTACTCAGTTAGGTCGTATCGAATATGCATCTAACGGCGGTCGCATCAACACTGACTTCGTGGATAACGTCGGTGGTGTGGACTGTTCAGACAACGAAGTGAACATCAAGATTTTGCTGAACGCTATGGTGACTGAAGGTGAACTAACGCTTAAGCAGCGTAACCGTTTACTGGAAGAAATGACCGAAGAAGTCGGCCAAATCGTACTGCAGGACTGTAAAGATCAAACCCGTACTATCTCTGTGACTCAAGTACGCGGTGCTGAGCAGTTAAAAGAGCAGATCCGCTTTATCCAGTATCTGGAAAAAGAAGGCAAGTTAGACAGAGCGTTAGAGTTTTTACCCTCTGACGACGAGCTAGCTGAACGTTTAGCCAGTGGTCGCGCGTTAACACGCCCTGAGCTATCTGTGCTGGTTGCCTACGCGAAGATGGTGCTGAAAGAGCAGTTAGTGACGCCAGAAATCACTGAAGATACGCTATTAAGCCAATTGCTCATCGCCTATTTCCCGAAAAAACTTCAGGAAAAATACAGCGACAGAATGGCGACTCACCCACTGCGCGGCGAAATCATTGCGACCTCGCTCGCCAATGAACTCGTTAACGACATGGGGCTGAACTTCGTTCAACGTATGCAAGATGAGACAGGTGCCTCAGTTGCCGATGCGGCGATTTGTTACACTATGGCTCGCGAAGTATTTGGTTTAGCTGAATTAACTAAATCGATCACTGACTTAAACGGTATCGTACCTGCTGTGGTTCAAGGTGAGATGTTGCACCAGTTACGCCGCAATATGCGTCGTGCTTGTCGCTGGTTCCTGCGCCACCGTAACCGTACTTGGAGCATCGAGCAAACGGTTGCCTTCTTCAAACCTGTATTTGAACAGATCAAAGCGAATGTTCATTTATACCTAGTCGAAGAAGAAGCGAAAGGTATCCAATCTGAGATCAATGCCTTGATCAGAGAGAATGTACCGCAGGATGTTGCGACCGTTGTGGCTAATATGAGTACCTTGTTCTCAGCCTTAGACATAGCACAAATTGCCCAAGCAGAAGGTAAGACAGTGGCATTAGTTGCCGAAACTTACTTCAAACTCGGCGCCCGTGTTGAGCTGCACTGGTTCTTAGAACAGATCAGCGCTCAACCTGTGGCGAACCATTGGCAAGCACTGGCCCGTGCCGCCTTTAGGGAAGAGTTGGATTGGCAACAACGTGCATTAAGTTCAGTGGTGCTAAGAACCTGCAGTGAATCCTGTGATGCCGAAAGCGTGATTTCTCAGTGGATTGAGATCAATCAAGGCTTATTGGAAAGATGGTTCCACATGCTAGCTGACTTCAAAACGTCGCAAAGCCATGAGTTTGCTAAGTTCTCTGTCGCCCTACGTGAACTTAATCTTCTGATCCTTCACTGCGAAGGCCAAAAGTAA
- a CDS encoding efflux RND transporter permease subunit has protein sequence MLEKLVNGFESFLFRNRAWVVSIFVLLTFFLGYQASQLKMDAAFIKNIPLNHSYMQTYLKHQKDFGGANSIMVAVEDTSGNIFNANYFDTLKNVHDQLFFIPGVERSQVKSLFSPSTRFTEVVEDGFAGGPVIPADFSTTQTGLDTVRDNIEKAGIVGRLIANDYSAAMVSAQLMDFDPQTGKPLDTIAFAAQLEKELRGKYETDKVKIHIIGFAKMAGDVADGAKGVLLFFVIAILITAAMVYLFSKSVILTVLPLVCSLIAVVWQLGLLTVIGFGLDPMSILVPFLVFAIGVSHGVQMINAVRRRVMDGQTTKAAAASAFRSLLVPGGVALLSDTVGFITLLSIDIGIIRELAISASLGVGVIIFTNLILLPLVISYTELNVVSSGKPTAEEVRAEAIWRFLAKFATPKYALVVIIATIALYFAGLQQANQMKIGDLQGGAPALHQDSRYNLDTFFITDHFSITTDVMTVIVEATPEACTYHDVLTQIDEFEWRVRNTPGIESTVSLASVAKKVNAGFNEGNPKWEVLPRTTASLVQAIGQIPTTSGLLNGDCSVMPVYLFMKDHKAETIETVVAKVKAVAAQMDNEKLQFKLASGPVGVMAATNEAVAEAQLPMMIYVYGAVFVLCLISFKSFKATVAVIIPLYVVSTLAQALMTQLDIGLAVSTLPVIALGVGIGVDYGIYILSTMSSKLSNGMPVQQAYYEALVERGSAVIFTGLTLAIGVSTWFFSALKFQMDMGILLTFMFVVNMLGAIIILPALAAVFWRKAQ, from the coding sequence GGTCGTGAGCATTTTTGTGCTGCTGACATTTTTTTTGGGCTATCAAGCCAGTCAGCTTAAAATGGATGCGGCTTTTATTAAAAATATTCCGCTTAATCATAGCTATATGCAAACCTACCTCAAGCATCAAAAGGATTTTGGTGGCGCTAACAGCATTATGGTGGCGGTGGAAGACACCAGCGGCAATATTTTCAATGCCAATTATTTTGATACCTTAAAAAATGTCCATGATCAGCTGTTTTTTATTCCCGGCGTAGAGCGCTCACAGGTGAAATCGCTCTTTTCGCCTTCGACACGTTTTACCGAGGTGGTAGAAGATGGTTTCGCCGGTGGTCCTGTGATCCCCGCCGATTTTTCAACCACTCAAACTGGATTGGATACGGTTCGGGATAACATAGAGAAAGCGGGGATTGTCGGGCGCTTAATTGCCAATGATTACAGTGCGGCTATGGTCTCTGCCCAATTGATGGATTTCGATCCTCAGACGGGTAAACCCTTAGATACGATTGCCTTTGCGGCGCAACTGGAAAAAGAACTTAGGGGCAAGTACGAAACCGACAAGGTTAAAATCCACATCATAGGCTTTGCCAAGATGGCGGGCGATGTGGCCGATGGTGCTAAGGGCGTGTTGTTGTTTTTCGTGATCGCAATTTTGATCACCGCTGCCATGGTGTACCTCTTCTCTAAATCGGTCATTCTCACCGTTTTGCCTTTAGTGTGTAGCTTAATTGCCGTGGTATGGCAGCTCGGCTTATTGACCGTGATTGGGTTTGGTCTCGATCCTATGTCGATTTTGGTGCCTTTTTTAGTGTTCGCCATCGGGGTGAGCCACGGGGTACAAATGATCAATGCGGTAAGGCGCCGTGTGATGGACGGACAAACCACTAAAGCGGCGGCGGCTTCGGCCTTTCGTAGTCTATTAGTGCCAGGCGGCGTGGCATTACTCTCTGATACCGTGGGTTTTATTACCCTGCTATCGATTGATATCGGCATTATTCGCGAGCTAGCGATTTCAGCATCCCTCGGCGTAGGCGTGATTATTTTCACTAACCTGATCCTCTTACCCTTAGTGATTTCTTATACAGAACTGAACGTGGTTTCATCGGGTAAGCCGACGGCTGAAGAAGTCCGCGCCGAGGCCATTTGGCGTTTTCTGGCCAAGTTTGCGACACCTAAATATGCTCTGGTGGTGATTATTGCCACTATTGCCTTATATTTTGCGGGGCTGCAACAGGCCAACCAGATGAAGATCGGTGACTTGCAGGGCGGCGCTCCCGCACTCCATCAAGATTCCCGCTATAACTTAGACACCTTCTTCATCACAGATCATTTTTCTATCACTACCGATGTGATGACCGTGATTGTCGAAGCAACGCCTGAGGCCTGTACTTACCATGATGTGCTGACGCAAATTGATGAGTTTGAATGGCGAGTGCGTAATACCCCAGGCATTGAATCGACGGTGAGCTTGGCTTCCGTGGCTAAAAAAGTGAATGCGGGCTTTAACGAAGGCAATCCTAAGTGGGAGGTGCTGCCGCGCACAACGGCGAGTTTAGTACAAGCCATTGGCCAAATTCCGACGACTTCTGGGCTGTTAAATGGCGATTGTTCTGTTATGCCAGTGTATCTGTTTATGAAGGACCATAAGGCGGAAACCATTGAAACTGTGGTGGCTAAGGTCAAAGCGGTTGCCGCGCAAATGGATAATGAAAAGCTGCAGTTCAAACTGGCATCGGGACCTGTGGGCGTAATGGCCGCGACCAATGAAGCGGTGGCCGAAGCGCAGTTGCCTATGATGATCTATGTCTATGGCGCCGTGTTTGTGCTGTGTTTAATCAGCTTTAAGTCCTTTAAAGCCACAGTGGCGGTGATCATCCCTCTGTATGTGGTGTCGACTCTGGCGCAAGCCTTGATGACCCAGCTCGATATTGGTTTAGCTGTCAGTACCTTACCTGTTATTGCTCTGGGGGTCGGTATTGGTGTGGACTACGGGATTTATATCCTGTCGACCATGTCTTCTAAGCTCTCTAACGGTATGCCAGTGCAACAGGCCTACTATGAGGCTTTAGTTGAGCGGGGCAGTGCGGTGATTTTCACCGGCTTAACCTTAGCCATAGGTGTGAGCACTTGGTTTTTTTCGGCGCTCAAATTCCAAATGGACATGGGGATACTGCTGACTTTTATGTTTGTGGTAAATATGCTCGGCGCCATAATTATCCTGCCTGCGCTGGCGGCGGTATTCTGGCGTAAGGCTCAGTAA